From the Solirubrobacterales bacterium genome, the window CGACAGGTAGCGAACCTCAGCAAGGTCAACCAAGATCGCCAGCTGCCGCTCGGTCGCGCAAGCGATGAAGCGGAGCCACCTCTTCCCCTTTTTCTTGGATAGTTTCACAGCGCTCATAGACACCCCCTCCCACCAATGGCCGGCCGGTGAGCTGCCCCGAGTAGGTCAGTCCCGCGCAGATGACCATCGTTTTCCGCTTCATAGCGCCGAACCCCCGAACCCAGTTTTTTGTGTGGCGGACAGCCACCGGACACCTTGAAAGCCACCTCGCAGGAAGCCTCCTTCGACCATCGGGACGCCCCATCCGGGGTAGCGTGCTGGTGAGGTCGTGACGTAGTGCCGCGGATCGAGATCCCCGGGACGGCCGATCTCACCGACTGGAATTCCCCCGGATAATTGGACACTGGAAGGCTTTCGTGTGAAAGCCTGGAAAGAAGGAGTCAAGTCATGCCAAGAACCCGCCCTGCATATCCGGAGGAGTTCCGCAGAGAGGCCGTTGAGATGGTCAGGGGCGGCCGTTCGGCCGCCGATGTTGCCGAGGCGCTCGGTTGTTCGCCTCAGTCGATCACTAACTGGCTGAGGCGATCGGACCTCGATCAGGGCATCCGCAAGGATGGCCTGAACACCGAGGAGCGCGAGGAACTCAAAAGGCTGCGAAGAGAGAACACCCGGCTCCGTCAGGAGAGGGATTTACTCAAACGAGCCGCGGCCTTCTTCGCGACCGATCAGTCAAGGTGAAGTACCGGCTGATCAAGGCGGAGAAGGCCATCACCCCGCTGAAGGTCAGCTGCGAGGTTCTCGGGGTCTCTCGGTCCGGCTATTACGCCTGGGAGGGCCGGGGGCCCTCGGAGAGGCAGAGATCCGACGAGAAGCTACTTGAGCAGATCCGGGAGATCTACGCCGCCAACGAGCTGGTCTACGGCTCACCGCGGATCCACGCGGAGCTCAGGATGGAGTACGGAGTGAGGGTCGGCAGGAAGC encodes:
- a CDS encoding transposase, which produces MPRTRPAYPEEFRREAVEMVRGGRSAADVAEALGCSPQSITNWLRRSDLDQGIRKDGLNTEEREELKRLRRENTRLRQERDLLKRAAAFFATDQSR